TGAATTAAACCATTCTTAACATTTGTCCAGGACTGTTTGGTAACTGGCTTATTTTTACAGACAAGCCTTAACACGTCTTCTAGAGGAAGTAAGCCAGAAGAATTACTGACACTACGAGACCCACCACGTGAACTCTCGGTGTCACGGCTTTTTCCTTCTCTTGTAAGAATCGTTACTGTGAACGCGCACTCGCTGGTGCACAGAAGACGCGATTTTCAGGCTGTCTTTCTTCGCAAGGGTCTTCTCTACAGCGGCAGGTTTCCAGAGTAACAACTGTGCATCTTCTCCCCCAGTCAGCAAGGAGTCATCATGCACATTCCAGCAAAAAGACCGGACTGTGGCCGCATGCCCTCCCTGGAGAGTGGTCACGTGCGTCAGTCCTGACGTGGTGCAGCTCATCAAGTGAATGCTGCCTGTGTTCGTTCCTCCGATAACAAACAATCTGTCCATCTTTTCATGATAGAGGCCACCAATCAAATAGTCCAAGCTACCTTCTTTGATGTTAACGACTTCTCTGACATCCTGGATGCTCAAACGTGTAATGGGTTCATCAGTCTCCAAATGATTGAGGTCCCACCAGCAAAACCCTTCATCGTGTGTCATGCAGTAAATCTGTTTGTAATCTCTCCCAGACCAACCAATAGAGCTGACTGATGAAACTGAGTTACAGGTTGCAACCAGGGCATCCTCTTCATTATCAACGCTGATATCAAATACATTTACCAGGCCATCAGTTGAACCTGAGACTACTAGGTGGGGGTTGCTGGGATGGAAGGAGACCTGAGTGATATCATCACTGTGTGTCTCTGAATATGCACCCAGTGGGTCTGTAGTGGTAGACAAATCTTGAGAGCTAATCCTTGCATCCCAAAAGACCAACAAGGCATCATCATCGACTTTCTCTGTGCCAGCACAAATGACATGATCATCACAGCTGATGTCAAAACTGATGAAAACGTTGGAAGGGTAACCCTTGAACAGTTGAACAGGTTTCTCACTGGCTGAGCGAGCATCCCAACATTTTACGGTGCCGTCAGTACACGATGAATACACACTATTACGGGAATTTGCAAATTTGACTCCATTAAGAAGTCCGGGATATCCACTAAATTCTCGTAGTACGTTTAACCTTTCTTTGTCATATATTCTGATTGATCCACTGGAACACAAAACAGCAACCAAGCTGCCCTCTTGTGCATGGACGGTCTTCGATGTGTCCACGCCAAGCAGGTAGGTGGGCTCCTGAGTTTCTGAGGAACGACTAACAATGTGGAGATTGGCGAACTGCTCCTCGACCTTCTCCATGTCAACAGGAGCGTCCAAGGGTAACAAAACTCTGTAATAAAAATGCacaaattttaattaaacttaCGCCTTCACCAAAACTGCAATTCAATCATGATTTACTTTCTTTGGGGGTGGGTatggtggcgtagtgggttaagccaccacttgagagaGCCCCTACTCATGTATCAGAgaccctggttcaagttccagctactctgcttttgatacaGCCTCCTATTAATGCagtcctggggaggcagcaggtgatggctcaagtagctggttaCCGCGACCCAGGGGAGAGCCCTGGAGGAAGTTCAGGACTCCCAGCTTGTCTGGCTGCCTGTTGCAGCCCTTCAGGGAAtgaaaccagtgaatgaaaaatctctgtgtcactctgccttacaagtaaactaaacttaatttcctttgagggCTAGCACAGGAGAATAGAAATAAAACTTAGTATTTCAGTAATTTCCCAACCACGGTGTAACTAAAATTCACTTGTCTTCAAATTCACTCTTTAATGCTGAATTTACCATATATATTCTATGCTAGTACGAGAATTAGAAAACAtatatgagggtacctcaaaaagtttatagaaaatgtaagataaatttatttttctgtaaaaagttttgaaatctatgcttagttTTCTTCTTTCCACTCCACCCTatacacatggatttaaaaaaaattttctgcaccaCAAGAAACCTAtcctttaattgcattttccatgtactttctgAGGtacctttttatatatataccatTTAGTGCTTCCTTTtagctcaaacccaggccctggtACTACCCACAGGCATTGACAAGGACTCAAAATCACCTCCCAGATCTGGGCCCCAGCTGCCTTATACAGCTTTAGAATTTAATCATGGATGCGTAGGCCAAAAAATGCTTCCCCAAAGATGCCCATGCCTTAATCCCTGGAACCTGTGAATATGGCAAGTCACATGGCAAGGGGGAATTGAGGTTGCAGATGGAATTAAGGTTGCTAATCAGCCTTATTTAAGGCTGACCTTAAAATAGGGGGATTATCCTCCAGATTATCTGGGTAGGTCCGCTGTAatcacaaatgtttttaaaagtggaagagggacagagggagatgtTACTGTGAAAGGTAGACACAGGGAGCCACAGTGTTGCTAGTTTTTAAGATGAGAGTCATAAACCAAGAAATCCAGGTGGCCTTGGGAAACTGGGAAAGGAAAGGCAACCTCCTTCAGAGCCTCCAAATGGCCAAGCAGCCCTGGGGATACCTTAAACTGAGCCAAGTGATGGTCATATTGGACactctgacctccagaactgtaagataacAAATCCCTGCAGTTTCAAGTTACTAAACTGGTGGCAATTTGTTACTAAGACAACAGGAAACTGACAACATGAAGGTTTTCAGTACAGAATCCTGGAGAAGTGCTTCTTGGGCAGGAGCTGCTTGTAGATGGtcgaactgggacttgaacctaggtattCTGGCTTCAGGGACTGTGCTCTTAACACTGGACTGCGTCTTCATGGTGGGTTCAATGCCAGGAAAATATGCATCCCTAGTGACATCATCACAAGTTTTTCTATTGTGCTTTTCACCAgtgaaatcacattttctttttttaaagatttatttatttattggaaaggcagaggggagagagagagagagagagagagagagagagaagaagtcttacatccgctggttcactccccaaatggctgcaacgttcAGAGCTGGaataatctgaagccaggagccaggagcttcttctgggtctcccatgtgggtacaggagcccaaggacttggtccatcttctactgctttcccaggccacagcagaaagctggatcggaagtggagcagcgaggactcgaaccagcaccatatgggatgccagcattgcaggcggcagctttactcgctccgccacagcgccggccccatgttttGGCTTTTTGGTAGTAAccattctaactgcagtgagATGATATTTCATttgggttttgatttgcttttccctgatgattagtgattttgaacatattttcttttttagaaatcagaagtttcttttttaaaaatttctttaaatttatttttatttgtttgaaaggcagaaagatatatatatatatatatggatatgtgtgtgtgtgtgtgtgtatatatatatatcttctatcttctggttcattcctccagtgctcacaacagccagtgctaggccaggctgagaaCAGGAGCCCTAAACCCAATtgggatctctcacgtgggtggtaggaacccagatgcgtaagctatcacctgctacctcccatggtGTTCATCAGTATGAAGCCAGAACCATTTTTCATattcctgttggccatttgtatttcttcttttaagaaatgtctatttagcCACACTCTattcttgtatttaaaaaaaaaaatcttttctttcttggaTATCATTAAggaatcatgatttttaaaaactgtgtaatGGGGGCCatctctgtggcacagcaggttaatcctccacctgcggcgtcagcatcctatacgggcaccagttctaatcttggctgctcctcttgcaatccagctctctgctatagtctggaaaagcaatagaagacggatcaaatgcttgggcccctgcaccagcatgagagacctagaagagactcctggctcctggcctctggcttcggatcagctcagctctggccattgaagccatttggggaatgaaccagctgatggaagaagacctttttctctgtctctcactctcactgtctgtaacttaactctcaaataaacacaaatctttaaaaattaaaaaaaaaagtagtgttaTGGTGCCTATTTCCCTGCCGGACTAATgttctttatactttttgtttgttgaactctttatttaatggagacagtaagcctttgactataacataagtttaaaatgttatttcaaaaaaataataaattttttttaaaaactgtattacaATTTATCACTTTGTTCTTTTTGATGTTCAAATTTTCCCATCTTGGCCACTGAGATACACTGCAAGCCAGTTTCTATTTCCTTTGGATATCACTGTATTAGTCTGTAAGCCCTACACAGAAAATCCCTATGAAAGAACCAAATAAGTCTAAAAGTGGTAcacttccaaaaattaaaaatatttaactatgAAACACTTTAAACGTACAAAGAGCTGTGGAAGACTGTACAGCAGACACTCAAATATGTACCACCCAGATTTGACAGATGCTAACATTTTACTACATTTGcttcagttttttaatttaaagaagtaAACATTTCAGACACAACCAAAACTTCACTCCTGTGAGATTAAgaatttataaaatgtcatcacaTTGATATATATCATTTTGCAATTTGTTCTTTTTACTCTGTGCAATTTTTGAAAATCCCTAATCTGTTAAACTTATTACCTCTTTCTTGTTATTAATAAATggctgttgaataaatgaatacataattgACTAGACTTTCATATCAAAAGCTGAACGGCTGtaggagaaaacaaaacagatccAGAAGGACATGgtgcgtgtctgtgtgtttgcAGGACCTTCTGCCATGGACATTAATAAAGGCCCTCTCTCTAATAGTATCTTAAAGCACACGAAGGAAATAGTGAAACAAATGTATTtgtgaagaaaacatttaaaataatcttttgccACAAGCTATTCAAATATAtcctaaaatgtatatttagCTTAAGAATGTGCTGTCTATATACTGGAAGGAAGACACCCCTTAAATCCCAGATGAAACAACTGCCTGTTCTCTTGCGCTAGCTCAAGTATGCACATGCCACTATAAAAGAAACAGGTctaggggcagacactgtggcagCAAGCTAAGCCACAACCTCGGAGGCCCAAGTgactggttcaattcctagcacttctgcttccaattcagattCCAGATTGCATTCCGAGATAATAATGTagctccagcactgtggcatagcaggtaaagctgctgcctatagtgctggcatccaatataggtgccagttcaagtcccggctgctccacttgccatccagctctctgctatggcctgggaaagcagaagatggcccaagtccttgagcccctgcacccatgtgggagacctggctggaggaagctcctggcttcggatcagcacagctcctgccgttgcagccaattgggaaatgaactagcggatggaagacctttctctctctctctttctctctctgcctctccttctctctctctgtgtaactctgactttcaaataaataaataaatccttttttaaaaaaagagagataataatgcatcctgagaggcagcagatgatggttcaagtgcgtgggtcccttctacagacatgggagacccgtatggagctcctggcttctgactttggcccagcatggctgttgtgggcatttggggagtgaaccagtggatggaagattctctctcttctctctgcttttcaagtagctgaaaataaacattttgaataacaacaaaagaaacaagtcTTCACTACTACTCCACACTGATCTCTGCATACGAGAGGTCTGATTAATGCCAAACCTCAAAAGCTTGATGTGGCTTTTAAGCCAACAGTAATTTACGGGACTGCCGCGCCCAAGCAGGAGAGCAGCACTGCCCTCTTCCCGCTGTGCTGGCTGGACagtctggctcccagctcccagcggaACACTCTCCTGCAAAGCTTTAGTTCTGGGGCCtgggtggggaggcaggcagagggtgTCCCAGATGGATCCTTACAGCAAACTAACACTTCAGAACTAAGTGACTACCACAACCAAAGGCTGGCCACATGGCACCCTGTTTATATGCAATgtccttcaaaaaacaaaaccaacatagGAAcacttcaaaaagaagaaaaaggaggaggagagagatatcAGAGATAAATTAGGTGTACTGCACAATCCTTTCAAACCACAGAATTTATATTTGTCCACAGATAAATAGTAAGACAGCTTAATTTCTTAAGGGGAACTGTGAAAATCCTCAACCTGTGTTTTCATACATTATTATGCAAGTGAGTCCTGCTTGAAATATAGCCTTCTATCGATTCATTTTATAGTCTTCAAATTCTACTTatctattaattatttgaaaggccaaaagacagagattgagatctctcatttgctgattcattttccaaattcctgcaacatccagggctgagcaaaattttattccatttgaaacacagagagacagacatctcttTTCTATCTGTTTACTCCATAAACACCCAAAACagcggggactgggccaggttaggctgaagtcaggacccaggaactcaatccagaccgcccatgtcagtggcagggactcagcttcttcagccatcacctgctgcctcccagggtgtgcatcggcaggaagctggaaaacagagtggagctggaactcaaacccaggtactcccgttgtggctgcaggtgtcccaagtggtgactaaACTGCTGTGCCTAGCGCCCACCAAGGGTCTCTTCTTCCCTCACACCACACTCTTACAGCTGACCTCAATCATGTTCATGTTCTTAAGTGACATCCATCAGTCAATGAACCCATCTCTGTGTCTACAAATTCAGTTCCAcctgtctgttggccattctCCTGTATCCAAAATAAAACTGATTATTTTATGTCCCCCTCTCCCCAGAACCTTCCcgttataaaacaaaaacaaaggccggcaccgcagctcactaggctaatcctctgcctgcggtgccagcacatcgggttctagtcccagtcggggtgccggattctgtcccggttgctcctcttccagtccagctctctgctgtggcccgggagtgcagtggaggatggcccaagtgcttgggccctgcaaccgcatgggagaccaggaggaagcacctggctcctggcttcggatatgcGCAGTGtgtcggctgtagcagccatttggggagtgaactaatggaaaaaggaagacctttctctctgtctctctctctctcccctactgtctaactctgactgtcaaaaaaaaaaaaaaaaaaaaaaaaaaaacaacttacacTTCCCAATTTTCTCCACTTTAGTCAATGGTACTGGAAACAAGATACCTTGATCTACCTGGCTACCCAAGGCAGAAACCCTCTCACACACAGGCTACTCATCCATTCAAATCTCCAATTCCCTCATTTGGGCTACAGGCGCCTTAGAAGTATTATGTTAAACCTACTTCCATAGCTTAAAATGATATTGATAATTTCATAGGGTTCAACCTAACAAAAACATATGATGAAAACAAATaagattaaactttttttttttttctgtttctgttaagtGCATAAAAGAATGATTagttaggggctgacattgtggcacaacaggtcaagccaccaactgcaatgccagcactccaaatgggcaccagttggagtggctgctccactccgatgcagctccctgctgaggtgcctgggagagaataagatggccccagtccttgggcccctgcacccatgtgcaagacccagataaagttcctggctttggcctggctcagcgctggccattgcagtcacctggggagtgagccagcaggtggaagatctctctctctctctctctaactctgcctttcaaataaataaaataaatctttaaaaacaaacaaacaaaaaaaccaggaaGGCTAAGAGGAAGGAAACTGCCTTTCCAGTCACACACAGGTGAAGCCCGGAGCCCTCACCTTTGCTGTCACTGAAGTGAGATGTGACGGGGAGATCAGATTAAGGGAGAGGTTAGCACAGTCTAAAACCGAGACTGTCTGCTTGGCTACAAagaatttttcttcattaaaaatcaACTGCTTGCCCTTGAGTCAGAGGATGGAGCAGGCAACCATACCCAATATCCACAGGTGTGTCTACCTTCACTACCTTCGTAACAATCACTACCACCAGAAAGCCAGCCGCCTGGTTCACGTGGACAGTCAGCTGAAACCCAGCAGTGCCCTGGGCCACAACATAAGGGGACACAGGAGTCTCCTGTCGGAATGTGGTGCACTTGCTGGAAGATGCTCGGAAAGACACCACCGTGGACACCCGGGGGTGGGCTACACGTAGGTCAAACCTCCACTTCCCGATCAGCTGCCAGCCTGCAGCACAAGAGCAGGATGGGAAATGCTGACTCATCTCCCATCAATCATCAGTCCTAACTGGTTCACTTCTCGGAACAAAATCACTACATCTCAGTCTGAGCCCCTCTTGCAGTTTTTGCTTTACTAATAATTAAATTATTCCTTTCCCAATCAaggcttatttcattttatctcctGTTAAAATACACCCAATAGAATGTTCTTCCTTTTATACAAAGGACATCTTAATTGCAGGGAGCAGCCACTGAGCATTACTTATGTCTCAACTGGCTCAGCTTGAATATGAAATTCAAAGGAGAGCCCAGCTTTAAATAATCCCATTGGAGAAGaagtaggattttttaaaaacaggtacAAAAAATTTATTATACCTATTGAGAAACTACAGATTACAAAAGGTATGGTACTGAAAGTCTTCAGCACATTACTTttgtatgaaataaaaaatgagcggTATCCTTAGAAGTAGATGTATTTCTATTGTCAGGCATGAATGTTCGTTATAATTCAAAGACCTGACAGGATAAGCACCGTTTactattacatttttaatatcGGAGAGTAGCAGCACATTTGAAGTATATGTTGGATAAATGACTAATTTTCTTCTGAAACGATGTATCAGCTGTGGGTCAGAAAATCTTAATCCCCACAGCTAGAACTCAATATTGCTCACTG
The DNA window shown above is from Lepus europaeus isolate LE1 chromosome 22, mLepTim1.pri, whole genome shotgun sequence and carries:
- the WDR89 gene encoding WD repeat-containing protein 89, encoding MEKVEEQFANLHIVSRSSETQEPTYLLGVDTSKTVHAQEGSLVAVLCSSGSIRIYDKERLNVLREFSGYPGLLNGVKFANSRNSVYSSCTDGTVKCWDARSASEKPVQLFKGYPSNVFISFDISCDDHVICAGTEKVDDDALLVFWDARISSQDLSTTTDPLGAYSETHSDDITQVSFHPSNPHLVVSGSTDGLVNVFDISVDNEEDALVATCNSVSSVSSIGWSGRDYKQIYCMTHDEGFCWWDLNHLETDEPITRLSIQDVREVVNIKEGSLDYLIGGLYHEKMDRLFVIGGTNTGSIHLMSCTTSGLTHVTTLQGGHAATVRSFCWNVHDDSLLTGGEDAQLLLWKPAAVEKTLAKKDSLKIASSVHQRVRVHSNDSYKRRKKP